Proteins from a single region of Labedella gwakjiensis:
- the mmsB gene encoding multiple monosaccharide ABC transporter permease, producing the protein MSTISAQKPGSEGRRLRLRVDLRQYGILGALAIIVILFQVLTGGKLLLPANINNLIQQNAYVLILAVGMVIVIIAGHIDLSVGSVVALVGAVTATAIVQWDLPWFGAVLVGLLVGALVGVWQGFWIAFVGIPAFIVTLAGMLLFRGLTLVLLTGGTINALPAGFVAIGKGTLPQPFGTMLGGHDVITLIAAIVVVIAVALQQVRARRKQLSLGLPVESGRMLIVKLVLMSVAVLFFAWLLSGHRGLPIILIILSALILLYTFILNRTVFGRHVYAMGGNLFAAQMSGVKTQWVNFFIFVNMGVLAALAGIVTAARAGGAVASAGNAYELDAIAAAFIGGAAVTGGVGTVIGAVIGAMIMGVLNMGLSILSVDSAWQQVIKGFVLLLAVALDVVSKRRGPRM; encoded by the coding sequence ATGAGCACCATCTCGGCGCAGAAACCCGGTTCCGAGGGGCGCCGCCTGCGCCTGCGCGTGGACCTCCGGCAGTACGGCATCCTCGGAGCCCTCGCGATCATCGTGATCCTGTTCCAGGTGCTCACGGGCGGAAAGCTCCTGCTGCCGGCGAACATCAACAACCTCATCCAGCAGAACGCCTACGTCCTGATCCTCGCGGTCGGCATGGTGATCGTGATCATCGCGGGCCACATCGACCTCTCGGTCGGGTCGGTCGTCGCCCTCGTGGGTGCCGTCACGGCCACGGCGATCGTGCAGTGGGACCTGCCGTGGTTCGGCGCCGTCCTGGTGGGCCTGCTCGTGGGTGCTCTGGTGGGCGTCTGGCAGGGCTTCTGGATCGCCTTCGTGGGTATACCGGCGTTCATCGTGACACTCGCCGGCATGCTCCTGTTCCGCGGACTGACCCTCGTGCTGCTCACGGGCGGCACGATCAACGCGCTGCCCGCGGGCTTCGTGGCGATCGGAAAGGGAACGCTCCCGCAACCGTTCGGCACGATGCTCGGCGGTCACGACGTCATCACCCTCATCGCGGCGATCGTCGTGGTCATCGCGGTCGCGCTGCAGCAGGTGCGCGCCCGGCGGAAGCAGCTGTCCCTCGGTCTCCCCGTGGAGTCGGGCCGGATGCTCATCGTGAAGCTCGTGCTCATGTCCGTGGCCGTGCTGTTCTTCGCGTGGCTCCTCTCGGGACACCGCGGACTGCCGATCATCCTCATCATCCTGTCGGCCCTCATCCTGCTCTACACGTTCATCCTCAACCGCACGGTCTTCGGGCGGCACGTCTACGCGATGGGCGGCAACCTCTTCGCAGCGCAGATGAGCGGCGTGAAGACGCAGTGGGTCAACTTCTTCATCTTCGTGAACATGGGAGTGCTCGCCGCGCTCGCCGGGATCGTGACGGCGGCTCGAGCGGGTGGTGCGGTCGCGTCGGCCGGTAACGCCTACGAGCTCGACGCGATCGCGGCCGCCTTCATCGGTGGCGCGGCGGTCACGGGCGGTGTGGGCACCGTGATCGGCGCCGTCATCGGTGCGATGATCATGGGTGTCCTCAACATGGGACTGTCGATCCTCTCCGTGGACTCGGCGTGGCAGCAGGTCATCAAGGGCTTCGTGCTCCTCCTGGCCGTCGCGCTCGATGTGGTGAGCAAGCGGAGAGGACCACGGATGTAA